From Passer domesticus isolate bPasDom1 chromosome 8, bPasDom1.hap1, whole genome shotgun sequence, a single genomic window includes:
- the MORN4 gene encoding MORN repeat-containing protein 4, protein MTLTKGSFTYSNGEEYRGEWKEGRRHGIGQLTFADGTAYVGHFENGLFHGCGVLTFSDGSRYEGEFVQGKFNGVGVFTRCDNMTFEGEFKGGRVYGFGLLTFPDGSHGVPRNEGFFENNKLLRREKCTAIIQRAQGASKSAHSLTA, encoded by the exons ATGACCCTCACCAAAGGCTCCTTCACCTACTCCAACGGGGAGGAGTACCGCGGCGAGTGGAAAGAAG GTCGCAGGCACGGCATCGGCCAGCTGACGTTTGCGGATGGCACTGCTTACGTGGGGCACTTTGAGAACGGGCTCTTCCACGGCTGCGGCGTGCTCACCTTCTCCGACGGCTCCAG GTACGAGGGGGAGTTTGTGCAGGGCAAGTTCAATGGCGTCGGAGTCTTCACGCGCTGTGACAACATGACCTTTGAGGGCGAGTTCAAAGGCGGGCGCGTGTACGGCTTCG gtcTCCTGACCTTCCCTGATGGCTCGCACGGCGTGCCCCGCAATGAGGGCTTCTTTGAGAACAACAAGCTGCTGCGGCGGGAGAAGTGCACGGCCATCATCCAGAGGGCCCAGGGCGCCTCCAAGTCTGCCCACAGCCTGACAGCGTGA